In Aureibacillus halotolerans, a genomic segment contains:
- a CDS encoding YtxH domain-containing protein: MSNQPKSFFIGFLIGGLAAGTYTLLNTPKSGRQLRLDVKRTAENWKQQIDDIKMEARELAQQLQHTSKESLDTIKDVAADLTQSIEEWKQSIAPHQKKIEKELAAIEKSIKELEDMSKPS; this comes from the coding sequence GTGAGCAATCAACCTAAATCATTTTTTATCGGCTTTTTAATAGGCGGTTTGGCGGCAGGTACATACACACTTCTCAACACGCCAAAATCTGGACGTCAGCTTCGCTTAGATGTCAAACGCACTGCAGAAAACTGGAAACAACAGATTGACGACATTAAAATGGAAGCTCGTGAGCTTGCCCAACAGCTTCAGCACACATCGAAGGAAAGCCTCGACACCATTAAAGATGTTGCAGCTGACCTCACCCAATCCATTGAAGAGTGGAAGCAATCGATCGCCCCTCATCAAAAGAAGATTGAAAAAGAGTTAGCAGCAATCGAAAAATCCATCAAAGAGCTTGAGGACATGTCGAAACCTTCTTGA
- the serC gene encoding 3-phosphoserine/phosphohydroxythreonine transaminase produces the protein MSTPTYNFNAGPAALPKEVLAQAQEELLNFQGTGMSVMELSHRSAAYDQVHQKASALLRELMDIPENYDVLFLQGGASLQFSMVPMNFLPAGGTADYVITGAWAQKALKEAKLFGKPHIAATTEASNFAHIPTEEELQLSDDPAYVHVTSNNTIFGTQWTSFPETLQKAPLVCDMSSDILSRPIDVSSFSLIYAGAQKNLGPSGITVVIKRKDWKAVNSSIPTMLSYETHAKTDSLYNTPPTFAIYMLSLVLQRVKDIGGVKVVEAENNRKAQLLYQTISESNGFYTPHAAAGSESKMNVTFRLPDEDTTKVFLAKAKDSGFSGLAGHRSVGGCRASIYNAVPYDSVEALASFMKDFRKNQA, from the coding sequence ATGAGCACACCTACTTACAATTTTAACGCAGGACCTGCAGCTTTACCAAAAGAAGTACTCGCCCAAGCACAAGAAGAGCTACTGAACTTTCAAGGCACGGGCATGTCTGTTATGGAATTAAGCCATCGAAGTGCTGCCTATGATCAAGTGCATCAAAAAGCGTCTGCCTTGCTGCGAGAACTAATGGACATCCCAGAAAATTATGACGTGCTTTTCTTGCAAGGTGGAGCAAGTCTTCAATTTTCAATGGTACCTATGAACTTCTTGCCGGCTGGTGGAACGGCAGATTATGTCATCACGGGGGCTTGGGCTCAAAAAGCGCTGAAGGAAGCAAAGCTTTTTGGCAAGCCACATATCGCAGCAACAACCGAAGCGAGCAACTTCGCCCACATCCCTACTGAAGAAGAGCTACAATTGTCGGATGATCCTGCCTATGTCCATGTGACATCAAACAATACAATTTTCGGAACACAATGGACATCGTTTCCTGAGACATTACAAAAAGCGCCACTTGTCTGTGATATGTCCAGCGACATTTTATCACGACCAATTGATGTCAGTTCGTTCTCTTTGATATACGCTGGCGCACAAAAAAACCTAGGTCCTTCAGGAATCACTGTCGTAATAAAAAGAAAAGACTGGAAAGCAGTGAATTCTTCTATTCCTACAATGCTGTCTTACGAAACACATGCCAAAACAGATTCCTTGTACAATACACCACCAACCTTTGCCATTTATATGTTATCGCTTGTCTTGCAACGGGTAAAGGACATAGGAGGAGTGAAAGTCGTAGAAGCGGAGAACAATCGTAAAGCACAGCTTCTCTATCAGACCATTTCTGAAAGCAACGGCTTTTACACACCTCATGCAGCTGCCGGAAGTGAATCCAAAATGAACGTCACTTTCCGATTGCCCGATGAGGATACGACAAAAGTGTTCCTCGCTAAAGCCAAGGACAGTGGTTTTTCGGGTCTGGCGGGACATCGCTCCGTCGGTGGATGCCGTGCCTCTATTTACAACGCTGTGCCTTATGACTCCGTTGAAGCACTTGCTTCGTTCATGAAGGACTTTCGCAAAAATCAAGCATAG
- a CDS encoding HIT family protein, protein MSTEDCIFCSIAKGSIPSAKVYEDEHVFAFLDLSQVTKGHTLVIPKHHYQDIYTLPSEEAARLYSAVPKIAIAIKESFSPIGLNVLNNNEEPAGQSVFHYHLHLIPRYGKGDGFGAVWKTHEDAYSKDDLHNIAATISAHIHS, encoded by the coding sequence GTGTCTACGGAGGATTGCATATTTTGCAGCATCGCCAAAGGGAGCATCCCATCTGCGAAAGTTTATGAAGATGAGCATGTGTTTGCGTTTCTCGATCTAAGTCAGGTGACGAAGGGGCACACGCTTGTCATTCCAAAGCATCATTATCAGGACATTTACACACTTCCCTCAGAGGAGGCTGCACGACTTTATTCGGCTGTTCCTAAAATCGCAATCGCTATAAAAGAAAGCTTCTCCCCTATTGGGTTAAATGTTCTTAACAACAATGAGGAGCCGGCTGGTCAATCTGTCTTTCATTATCATCTTCATCTCATTCCACGTTACGGAAAAGGCGACGGGTTTGGTGCTGTGTGGAAAACCCATGAGGACGCCTATAGCAAAGACGATTTACACAACATCGCAGCAACAATTTCAGCCCATATTCACTCCTAG
- a CDS encoding uracil-DNA glycosylase, with amino-acid sequence MHHFIAEAKKRIAPFPCEGFVVGSGDEDASIMLVGEAPGKTEVDTGAPFTGRAGKVLDEHLALAELTRKDVFITSVVRSRPYQVNGKRDKLGKLPNRAPSKKEIAAHAPFLDAQIRVVRPQLLVPLGNVGLRRLIGDRAKITVVHGKHLVQPILTYQDETYTFSSQRHELWPMFHPAATLHNPNLRPVVRQDWISFGEAIKAGLISGKGRSN; translated from the coding sequence ATGCACCATTTTATCGCAGAAGCTAAAAAACGCATTGCCCCTTTTCCTTGTGAAGGATTCGTCGTTGGTTCTGGTGATGAAGATGCTTCCATTATGCTCGTCGGAGAAGCCCCAGGGAAAACCGAGGTGGACACGGGAGCTCCCTTCACAGGTCGTGCTGGCAAGGTGTTGGACGAGCATCTAGCTCTTGCGGAATTGACGAGGAAAGATGTGTTTATCACAAGTGTCGTTCGAAGCAGACCATATCAAGTCAATGGAAAACGGGACAAACTCGGCAAACTGCCGAATCGGGCACCATCAAAGAAAGAAATTGCAGCGCATGCGCCTTTTTTGGATGCTCAAATACGCGTTGTTCGCCCGCAACTGCTCGTGCCTCTTGGCAATGTAGGTTTACGACGACTCATTGGGGATCGCGCAAAAATTACTGTTGTTCATGGGAAGCATTTGGTCCAGCCAATCTTAACGTATCAAGATGAAACGTACACGTTCTCATCGCAGAGGCATGAGCTATGGCCGATGTTTCACCCAGCGGCGACGTTGCATAATCCAAACTTGCGTCCTGTTGTTAGGCAAGATTGGATTTCCTTTGGAGAAGCGATCAAAGCTGGCTTAATAAGTGGGAAGGGGCGTTCAAATTGA
- the menC gene encoding o-succinylbenzoate synthase, which yields MNVQMLTIHTLMLPLKQPFVTHSTTIHEKPVVILELTDGDGLSGYGELVALPDPFYTEETYFTAKTMIAEVLWPLLHQAFPISHPKELQRVFRHVKRNKMAIAAIESAFWDLYAKQSGQPLYQLLGGTKQNVQAGIAIGQKQRQEDLFHAIQEAIEQGYKRVKLKISKDNDLQLIKAVRERFPSVPLMADANSAYTLEDLQQLKQLDEFNLSMIEQPFAYDDFLDHAVLQAELKTPVCLDESIASMNDLKTAIALQSCRIVNIKIGRVGGLQTAIEMVAFCQEKNIGVWCGGMIESGIGRAHNIAFATLPGVDLPGDLVGSSHYWERDIIAPEITVHNGLVAVSSHFGLGYDLQETVFAQLVKQTETLTV from the coding sequence TTGAATGTTCAAATGTTAACGATACACACACTGATGCTTCCCTTAAAGCAACCTTTTGTGACACACTCCACAACGATTCACGAAAAACCAGTCGTGATACTTGAGCTGACAGACGGGGATGGTCTATCAGGTTACGGGGAGCTGGTTGCGTTGCCAGACCCATTTTATACAGAAGAAACTTATTTCACAGCGAAAACGATGATCGCAGAGGTCCTTTGGCCGCTTCTTCATCAGGCCTTTCCCATTTCTCACCCAAAGGAGCTGCAACGGGTGTTTCGCCACGTAAAGCGAAACAAAATGGCAATTGCCGCAATTGAGTCGGCTTTCTGGGATCTTTACGCTAAGCAAAGTGGTCAGCCATTGTATCAATTGCTTGGAGGAACAAAGCAAAACGTTCAGGCAGGGATCGCGATTGGACAGAAACAACGACAGGAAGACTTATTTCATGCGATTCAAGAGGCGATAGAACAAGGCTACAAACGAGTGAAGCTAAAAATATCAAAAGACAACGATCTTCAACTTATTAAAGCAGTAAGGGAGCGATTCCCATCTGTCCCGTTAATGGCAGACGCTAATTCTGCGTACACACTTGAAGACCTTCAGCAGTTAAAGCAATTGGACGAGTTCAATCTTTCAATGATTGAACAACCCTTCGCCTATGACGACTTTTTGGATCATGCGGTTTTGCAGGCAGAGCTGAAGACGCCTGTTTGTCTGGATGAAAGCATCGCCTCAATGAATGACTTGAAGACAGCTATTGCTCTTCAAAGCTGTCGCATTGTGAACATTAAAATCGGGCGAGTTGGGGGATTGCAGACTGCCATAGAAATGGTTGCATTTTGTCAGGAAAAGAACATTGGTGTGTGGTGTGGTGGGATGATTGAATCGGGGATTGGCAGGGCGCACAACATCGCCTTTGCAACATTGCCTGGTGTTGACCTCCCAGGAGATTTGGTGGGGTCAAGTCACTATTGGGAACGTGACATCATTGCCCCGGAAATAACGGTCCATAATGGTTTAGTGGCAGTATCGAGTCATTTTGGCTTAGGGTACGACTTGCAGGAGACTGTCTTTGCACAGTTGGTAAAGCAAACAGAAACCTTAACAGTGTAA
- a CDS encoding serine/threonine protein kinase, giving the protein MTTFFRSLYRKLKDHPLPVGTIINEAYRITGHLGAGSFGLAYIAVQSETDSPCVLKQLRPSRSKMDDQKQFLHEVDVLKMIHHPAVPRYLDHFTNAGRTFIAMTYVEGENLEDVLFDQKRAFSEKESLKLITDVVGVVADLHLHEVFHGDLRTPNMILRHGALSIIDFGLARTGSQGLSEEQKTRHALEDLYDAGDLLLFLLYSTFQTKRKKALPWTEELTLHPATTTLLKRLLGIDQPFHNAIEAEEALKSTLTMVRA; this is encoded by the coding sequence ATGACTACCTTTTTCAGGTCTCTCTACCGTAAATTAAAAGACCATCCATTGCCGGTTGGGACAATAATTAATGAGGCTTACCGCATTACTGGTCACCTTGGTGCTGGTAGCTTTGGCCTTGCCTACATTGCCGTTCAATCGGAAACCGATTCTCCCTGTGTGTTAAAGCAACTCCGTCCGAGCCGTTCAAAAATGGATGACCAGAAGCAATTTCTCCATGAAGTCGACGTATTAAAGATGATTCATCATCCAGCGGTTCCACGTTACCTCGACCACTTTACGAACGCAGGGCGCACATTTATTGCGATGACGTATGTCGAGGGAGAAAACCTTGAAGATGTGTTGTTTGATCAAAAGCGTGCGTTTTCTGAGAAAGAGTCCTTAAAGTTGATTACAGATGTTGTTGGGGTGGTCGCTGACCTGCATTTGCATGAGGTGTTTCATGGGGATCTCAGAACACCAAATATGATATTACGACATGGCGCTTTATCTATCATCGATTTTGGTTTAGCGAGGACCGGGAGTCAAGGGTTGTCCGAAGAGCAAAAAACGCGGCATGCTTTAGAGGATTTGTATGATGCCGGCGATTTGTTGTTGTTTTTGTTGTACTCTACCTTTCAGACAAAAAGGAAAAAAGCTCTCCCTTGGACAGAAGAGCTTACGTTGCATCCAGCAACTACTACTCTGCTAAAGCGGCTTCTCGGAATTGATCAGCCTTTTCATAACGCAATAGAAGCGGAGGAGGCTCTTAAATCGACACTGACAATGGTACGTGCTTAG